The DNA region CCGACTCGTTTTATGGCCAATATTGTTTGGCATCGCATTTCATCATGTCTATGGCTATGCCAAACGCGTTGCTGCTGATCCTGCCGCCTCATTGCTTGCGGATATAACGCCGGCAAAAACCAATGAACAAGATGACTACCCAGCACTAAATGGCCGTCATAAAATCATTCTACTTGGCTTTGTCGCCGTACTTGGCGTGCTGATTTGGGGCATTAAAGTTCATGGTTGGTATTTGGTTGAGCTGAGTGCGTTATTTTTAGGTTTCGGTTTGTTTGCCGCTCTGGTTGCTAAAATGGGTGCTAGCGACGCAGCGAACAAGTTTATTGAAGGCGCTGCTGAATTAACGGCAACGGCATTGCTCATTGGCTTTGCTCGATCGATTGCTATGATTATGGAACAGGGGCAGGTACTCGACACGGTTATTTATTACCTAGCGATGCCGGTTGAAGCTTTTGGGGCGCATTTTGGTGCGGTTAGTATGCTCATCATTCAAAGTATACTGAATTTGTTTATTCCTTCAGGAAGCGGACAAGCCTTTGTCACCATGCCGATTATGGTCCCGATTGCCGATACAGCTGGTATTGGTCGTCAAATTGCGGTGTTGGCGTTCCAAATGGGCGATGGCTTGATGAACATGATTGTGCCGACTAATCCTGTATTAATGGGAATTTTAGGTTTAGCAGGTGTGCCCTACGAGCGTTGGTTTAAGTTCGTTGCCCCGTTGATGTTGAAGTTGTTATTTGCCTGTGCGATAGCAATGATTGTTGCTGTCGCGATAGGTTATCAATAATTAGAAAACGGACATAATTTGCGATATGGATAGTGCAACATTGAACGAAGGTACGAAGACTGCGGCGGTACAAGAAGCTGTGCCGCCCTGTTTGGTATCGACACGTTGGCTGGCTGCGAACATTAAAAAAAGCCATGTTCATGTGTTGGATGCGAGCATGACAAAGGTTGTTGGGCGCACGCCACTGGAATACAACGAACTCACAGTTATTCCCAATTCAATTTATTTAGACTTAGAGCAGCGGTTAACAGATACCTCGTCGGCGCTACCCAATACCTTTCCGACCGCTGAGCAAGTGACACTAGCGCTACAAGAACTGGGTGTTAATAAAACCGATACGGTGGTTGTGTATGACAACCAAGGCATTTACTCATCGCCACGAGCTTGGGTGATACTAAAAGCCATGGGGTTTGATAAGGTTTGTATTCTTGATGGTGGTTTGCCACAGTGGTTAGCCGATAACTATCCTGCCGCAACTGAATACGCGTTGCCGCGAGCAGCACGCGGCAACTTTGTCGCAAAGTTCAATAAAAGCTGGCTGGTGTCGTCAAAAGAAGTGCTCAAAGCAACCCAAAGTGGTTCAAGTAGTATTATCGATGCACGCTCACCAGACCGCTTCAATGGCACGAAACCAGAGCCAAGAGAAGGGATGCGCAGTGGCCATATTCGCAGCTCTTTTAATTTGCCATTTCTCGAAGTTCTCGATGATAACCGTTATAGAAAACCTGATGACCTCGAAGAAATGTTTATTTCGTTGGTGGGCCCCAAATCACCCCATTTAATTTTGACCTGTGGTTCAGGTATCACGGCATGTATTTTATTAGTTGCGGCAAGAATCGCCGGTTTTACTGAAGTGCAACTCTATGATGGGTCATGGTCCGAATGGGGCGCCAATCCACAGCTCCCCATCGAACCAATCTCTTCTTCGAATAACCAATAACGAGTAACCAATAACGCTTTTACACGTTAAACCGGAACAAGATCACATCGCCATCTTTCACAATATACTCTTTACCTTCTTCACGACGCTTACCAGCTTCCTTCGCACCTTGTTCACCCTTGAATTCAATATAGTCGTCAAAGCCAACAACAACGGCACGGATAAAGCCTTTTTCAAAATCGGTGTGAATTTTACCAGCAGCTTGTGGCGCCGTTGCACCTACTGGAATAGTCCAAGCGCGAACTTCCTTCACACCTGCAGTGAAATAGGTTTGTAAGTTTAATAGCTGATAGCCGCCACGAATAACACGGTTTAAACCTGGTTCAGTTAAACCAAGGTCAGCCATGAACTCGGCCTTTTCCTCGTCATCAAGCTCGGCAATTTCTGATTCGATTTTAGCACACACAGGAACAACAATCGCATTCTCTTTGCTGGCGATTTCGCGCACTTTATCGAGGTATGGATTATTCTCAAAACCATCGTCATTCACGTTAGCGATGTACATGGTTGGCTTCATGGTGAGTAAGTTGTAGCTACGAATCGTTGCCTTTTCGTCGTCCGATAGCGCTACTGAACGCGCCATTTCGCCGCTTTCTAGAGCAGGTAAAAGCTTTTGTAACACGGCAATTTCAGCGGCTGCTTGCTTATCACCACCTTTCGCTTTTTTACCCTGACGGTGTATCGCTTTTTCGACGCTGTCTAAGTCAGCAAGAGCAAGCTCAGTATTGATGACTTCGATGTCTTCGGCTGGGTCAACCTTACCAGCAACGTGAACAATGTTGTCGTTTTCAAAACAACGAACCACATGGCCAATCGCATCTGTCTCACGAATGTTCGCTAAGAACTGATTACCAAGGCCTTCGCCTTTTGAGGCGCCTTTTACGAGACCGGCGATATCCACAAACTCCATGGTGGTCGGAACCACACGTTGTGGATTCACAATTTTAGCGAGTTCATCAAGACGCGGATCAGGAACCGCGACCACACCCGTATTTGGCTCGATGGTACAGAAAGGGAAGTTTGCAGCTTCAATACCTGCTTTGGTCAGCGCGTTAAACAGCGTTGATTTACCTACGTTCGGCAAGCCGACGATACCACACTTGAATCCCATGCTTATTTCTCTCTCTGTGCTTTGAAACTATGTAAATGCTGCGTTGCCGCGCGCAGGTCTTGCTGCATTAGTATATCAATGCTGCGGCATGCTTCCGTAATGGTATCGTCCATCAATAGTTGATCAGCTTGAGGCGCTTTACCAAGCACCCAGCCGGTAACTTTGCTCTTGTCACCTGGATGACCGATACCGATACGTAAGCGATGAAAATCAGGCGTTCCCAGTCGCGCTACAATGTCTTTGATGCCGTTATGCCCGCCAGTGCCGCCTCCGGTTTTAAACTTCGCCACACCGGGTGGGAGATCAAGCTCGTCGTAAGCGACTAAAATTTCATGCGGCTCAATTTTGTAGAAGTTTGCGAGGGTAGCGACGGCATTGCCGCTTCGATTCATAAATTGCATTGGCAGCAACAGACGTAAATCCGTGGCGCCTTTTTGAATACGTGCGGTATGACCGAAGAATTTGGTTTCAGGCTGAAGTGTTTGGCCGTGCATGCGAGCATATTGCTCGACTAACCAGAAGCCTGCATTGTGTCGTGTTTGGGAGTATTCGGGGCCTGGATTACCCAGGCCCACGAGTAAGCGAATGGTCGACATAAGACCTTATTCAGCGTCTTTATCTTCTTCTTTCGCTTCTTTAGCGGTAGGAACTTCAGCAGATACTTCTTCTTCAGTTTCTTCCACTTCTTTTTCGACACGCGGTGCAGTAATTGAAACAACTGCTTGGTCGTGGTCTTCACCTTTAGTCAATTCAACCAACTCAACACCTTTAGGCATGTTCAAGTCAGTTAAGTGCAAGGTTTCGCCCAGTTTCAAGTTCGCGATATCTACTTCAACGTACTCAGGCAGATCTTTTGGTAAGCAAGAAACTTCTAGGTCTGCAATGTGGTGAACCACAACGCCGCCTTCTTGTTTCACGCCAACTGCTGATGCTTCATTGATGAAGTGAACTGGTACGTGAGTATGAAGTTTTTGACCTTTAACAACACGTTGGAAATCCAAGTGAGTTAATTTTGGCTTGTACGGGTGACGTTGAACGTCTTTCAAGATCGCTTCGTGCTTCTTGCCGTCGATAACCAAAGTCAAAATGTGCGAGTAGAAAGCTTCGTGGTCAGCCATGTTGTTCACTTTGTTGTGATCCAACGTGATTGAAACTGCTTCTTTATCGGCACCGTACAAAATTGCAGGCACTTTTTCCGCACGACGCAGGCGGCGGCTCGCACCTTTCCCTGTATCCGTACGGAGTTCTGCTTGAATAGTAAAATCGATTGTTGACATGTGGAGTGTCTCCGTTAAATAAAAATAAGCCGGATATTCGCGACCAAATACCCGACGTGTTCCTCAAAAATTTGTTTTGCTTATTTGAGGGCGCGAAATATTACCACTGGCGCCCTCAAATTTCAATCAATACTCGAACATTGCTGAGATTGATTCTTCGTTGCTGACGCGGCGTAGCGCTTCAGACAACATTCCGCTCAAGGTTAGCTGATGCACCTTGTCTAAGGCTTTCATTTCAGCACTTAATGGAATGCTATCGGTAACAATCACGCGGTCGATATGCGAATCGCGAATATTCTCAAAAGCGTTGCCTGAGAAGACTGGGTGAGTGGCATAAGCGAATACACGACGTGCGCCGTTTTTCTTGAGCGCTTCAGCAGCTTTGCACAAAGTGCCGCCGGTATCGATCATGTCGTCAACAATAATGCAGTCGCGGTCTTGAATGTCACCGATGATGTGCATGACCTGTGACTCGTTGGCACGTGGACGACGTTTATCGATAATAGCGAGGTCGATATCGTTAAGTAATTTTGCAATAGCGCGAGCTCGAACCACACCACCGATGTCAGGTGAAACTACAACAGGGTTGTGGAAGTCTTGTTGACGTAGGTGTTCCATCAATACCGGGCTTCCGAACACGTTATCGACCGGCACATCGAAAAAGCCTTGAATTTGTTCAGCGTGCAAGTCAACCGTTAACACACGGTCAACCCCAACACTTGATAAGAAGTCAGCGACAACTTTCGCGGTGATTGGTACACGAGCCGAACGCACTCGACGGTCTTGGCGTGCATAACCAAAATATGGCATGACCGCAGTAATACGACCTGCAGAAGCACGACGCAACGCATCAACCATCACGATAAGTTCCATGAGATTGTCGTTGGTTGGTGCACACGTTGATTGGATGATGAAAACGTCAGAACCACGAACATTTTCATTGATCATGACGCTGATTTCACCGTCACTAAAACGGCCAACTTCAGCATCACCGAGTTTGATATATAAGCGGTCGGCAATTTTTTGGGCGAGTTCTGGCGTCGCATTGCCAGCAAAGAGCTTCATGTCAGGCACACTAAACCTCAGTCTTGTTGGTTAGGTTCACAGTTGAAGCCTGCCGCAGTTGCTGGCAGACCGGGTTTTCATTGAGACCTCGCGCGACAAACCCTGTCCATTGTGCAGGCATCCTTTGCAATGCAGCACGGGCATCTGTCTCGTTATCAAATCGACCGAAGATGCATGCACCCGTGCCAGTCAATCGAGACGGCGCGTATTCTACCAACCAGTCGAGGGCCTTGGCAACTTCTGGATAGAGTCGACGGACCAGCGCTTCGCAGTCGTTACTGGTATTTTCCCAGCTCCAATGTGGCCATTCGAGCGGTGGATGCTGACGCGGTAGGTCAGGGTGTTTGAAAATACTTGGCGTACTAATTTGTACACCAGGGTGGATAACCAAATACCAAGGGCAGGGCGGTTGTGCCGGCTGTAAATGCTCACCTACACCTTCAGCAAAGGCTGCTTGTCCATGCACAAAAACAGGCACATCAGCACCGAGCTGTAAGCCTATTGTGGCTAATTCATTATCGTTTAATGGCAACTGCCAAAGATGGCGTAGTGCGAGCAATGTTGTTGCTGCATCAGACGAACCGCCGCCCAAGCCGCCACCAAAGGGTAAGTTCTTATGAATATGGATATGAATGCCAGGTAAACTTTGCTGAGATTGTTCGGTGAGTAGCTTCGCAGCCTTCAATACGAGGTTGTCATCGGTTTCGAGAGCTGGTTCAGTACAACTCAAGGTGATTTCCGAGTCTTTACGCAATGCGAAAGATAATTCGTCACCGAAATCAATAAATTGAAATAGCGTTTGCAAATTATGGTAACCATCGGCGCGTTGGCCGACAATATGCAAAAATAGATTTAATTTAGCGACCGCTGGTAAAGTTAAAAGCGCCATTGCGATACCTGCAGTTTTAACCGCCATGCGTCGGTCGTTAAGTTAATGCTATGAGGTAAAAAAGTGCCTTGTATGAGTTCATACTCTCCGAGTTGTGCGCGCCAAACTTGATCAGCAGCCAGCATGACAAAATTTGACAATAGCGCATAAGATTGTTGCTGGTGCTGCTGCAATTGATATTGTTTCTCGACCATACTCGGTAGTTCCTGACCGATGACAATGGCGCTAATCTGATTCATCGGTAAATCCAATCGGAAATATTGCCACAGTAATTCCTGAGCGGTTGTGGCACGATACTCCTTGCCATCTTCATCGATTAACACAGCTTGACCATTTGATTGTTCAAGCTTGGCGAGCGTGCCGCGCAATGGGTGTGAGAAGCGCATGGTTAACTGAACAGCACTTGAGTACCAATCTACATAAAGCCCGTGGCGATCATCCGCACGTAAGTCGAATAAGGCCATTTGACCGCGCAAGCGCCAGTTATCCAGTTGCTTAAGTTGTTGCTGCTGCGCGAGCACCGCCTCGGCATCAACATCACGCATACTTGGTGGCTCAGGAACACTGCTGCAAGCAGTCAACCAAGCACTTGTGAGTACTACTAAAAGGAGACGTTTCATTGGTTTTGCTATCCCTGTTCGTGCGCTTTTCATCATGCGGGCTTTCACGTACAATTGCCAGCGTTTCGCAGTAGTTAGAGGCTCGCAATTTTTTGCTATTATGACCATTTTCGCGCTAGGTGTTAACCACAAAACCGCTTCCGTGTCGTTACGGGAGCAAGTCGCCTTCTCGCCAGAGCAGCTGCATCAAGCGTTGCCAGCTTTGCGTGAACAAACTGGCGTGGCTGAAGCCGTTATCTTATCTACCTGTAACCGCACCGAGTTATATTGTCATGGTGTGGCATCCACCGATATGTTGATTGGTTGGCTTGCAGGCTATCACCGTATTCCGTTGGAACAGTTGCGCGAGCATTGTTATGCCTACGAAGATGGCGCAGCTATCGAGCACCTAATGGCTGTGGCTAGTGGCCTCGATTCTTTGGTTCTCGGTGAGCCACAAATTCTTGGACAAGTGAAGCAAGCCTATCAATTCGCACGTAACCAAGCGAGCGTGGGAACGGTACTTGAGCGACTATTCCAGAGCACCTTTCGGGTAGCAAAAACCGTGCGCAGCGAAACCAAAGTCGGCGAAAATGCGGTATCGGTGGCGTTTGCGGCAGTCAACTTGGCGCGCCAAATCTTTGCGGAGCTGCCAGAGTCGCGGGTATTGTTGGTTGGAGCAGGCGATACAGCTGAACTCGTTGCGCAGCATCTCACTGAGCATGGTGTTAAACAATTAATGGTAGCCAATCGTACGTTGGCACGTGCGAGTGCAGTGGCTGAGCGCTTCCAAGGTCAAGCGCATACGCTGGGTGAGTTACCTGAGTTATTACCGCAAGCTGATATTGTGATTAGTTCAACGGCCAGTCCGTTACCCATTATCGGTAAGGGTTTGGTCGAGAAAGCGTTGAAGGCGCGTAAACGGCAACCAATTCTACTGATTGATTTGGCCGTGCCGCGTGATATTGAAGAACAAGTGAATGAATTAGATGATGCCTTCTTGTACACGGTTGATGACTTACAAGGCATCATTACAGAAAACCTTCGCAACCGCGAGGAAGCAGCCGCTGATGCAAAAGTCATTATTGCTGAGCATTCCGA from Pseudidiomarina andamanensis includes:
- the pth gene encoding aminoacyl-tRNA hydrolase, whose translation is MSTIRLLVGLGNPGPEYSQTRHNAGFWLVEQYARMHGQTLQPETKFFGHTARIQKGATDLRLLLPMQFMNRSGNAVATLANFYKIEPHEILVAYDELDLPPGVAKFKTGGGTGGHNGIKDIVARLGTPDFHRLRIGIGHPGDKSKVTGWVLGKAPQADQLLMDDTITEACRSIDILMQQDLRAATQHLHSFKAQREK
- a CDS encoding sulfurtransferase, which translates into the protein MDSATLNEGTKTAAVQEAVPPCLVSTRWLAANIKKSHVHVLDASMTKVVGRTPLEYNELTVIPNSIYLDLEQRLTDTSSALPNTFPTAEQVTLALQELGVNKTDTVVVYDNQGIYSSPRAWVILKAMGFDKVCILDGGLPQWLADNYPAATEYALPRAARGNFVAKFNKSWLVSSKEVLKATQSGSSSIIDARSPDRFNGTKPEPREGMRSGHIRSSFNLPFLEVLDDNRYRKPDDLEEMFISLVGPKSPHLILTCGSGITACILLVAARIAGFTEVQLYDGSWSEWGANPQLPIEPISSSNNQ
- the ychF gene encoding redox-regulated ATPase YchF gives rise to the protein MGFKCGIVGLPNVGKSTLFNALTKAGIEAANFPFCTIEPNTGVVAVPDPRLDELAKIVNPQRVVPTTMEFVDIAGLVKGASKGEGLGNQFLANIRETDAIGHVVRCFENDNIVHVAGKVDPAEDIEVINTELALADLDSVEKAIHRQGKKAKGGDKQAAAEIAVLQKLLPALESGEMARSVALSDDEKATIRSYNLLTMKPTMYIANVNDDGFENNPYLDKVREIASKENAIVVPVCAKIESEIAELDDEEKAEFMADLGLTEPGLNRVIRGGYQLLNLQTYFTAGVKEVRAWTIPVGATAPQAAGKIHTDFEKGFIRAVVVGFDDYIEFKGEQGAKEAGKRREEGKEYIVKDGDVILFRFNV
- a CDS encoding 50S ribosomal protein L25/general stress protein Ctc → MSTIDFTIQAELRTDTGKGASRRLRRAEKVPAILYGADKEAVSITLDHNKVNNMADHEAFYSHILTLVIDGKKHEAILKDVQRHPYKPKLTHLDFQRVVKGQKLHTHVPVHFINEASAVGVKQEGGVVVHHIADLEVSCLPKDLPEYVEVDIANLKLGETLHLTDLNMPKGVELVELTKGEDHDQAVVSITAPRVEKEVEETEEEVSAEVPTAKEAKEEDKDAE
- the hemA gene encoding glutamyl-tRNA reductase; translated protein: MTIFALGVNHKTASVSLREQVAFSPEQLHQALPALREQTGVAEAVILSTCNRTELYCHGVASTDMLIGWLAGYHRIPLEQLREHCYAYEDGAAIEHLMAVASGLDSLVLGEPQILGQVKQAYQFARNQASVGTVLERLFQSTFRVAKTVRSETKVGENAVSVAFAAVNLARQIFAELPESRVLLVGAGDTAELVAQHLTEHGVKQLMVANRTLARASAVAERFQGQAHTLGELPELLPQADIVISSTASPLPIIGKGLVEKALKARKRQPILLIDLAVPRDIEEQVNELDDAFLYTVDDLQGIITENLRNREEAAADAKVIIAEHSEAFTAWIRQLDHVDVIRDFRQRTEQMAEEQLQRARNQLAAGKSADDVLGEFAQRLTKQFLHQPTRMMREAGAAGDFETLAVFQKLIADDE
- a CDS encoding YfcC family protein, whose protein sequence is MIKIKIPHTLVLMLYMMIAALILTWVIPAGEFQRTVNDIGQTVVQPGTYSVLEKQPLLSPLTLLTVIPQALGDAQAVIFFVLLIGGVMGILRATGMLDALIGLLLKKFADKTGLLILGGMLTFGIFSALIGVAEEYLIFVAMLVALCRALKLDGITAMGILIVGYGIGYGLSLFNPFTLLIAQAVAEVPPASGLWYRLVLWPILFGIAFHHVYGYAKRVAADPAASLLADITPAKTNEQDDYPALNGRHKIILLGFVAVLGVLIWGIKVHGWYLVELSALFLGFGLFAALVAKMGASDAANKFIEGAAELTATALLIGFARSIAMIMEQGQVLDTVIYYLAMPVEAFGAHFGAVSMLIIQSILNLFIPSGSGQAFVTMPIMVPIADTAGIGRQIAVLAFQMGDGLMNMIVPTNPVLMGILGLAGVPYERWFKFVAPLMLKLLFACAIAMIVAVAIGYQ
- the lolB gene encoding lipoprotein insertase outer membrane protein LolB, whose translation is MKRLLLVVLTSAWLTACSSVPEPPSMRDVDAEAVLAQQQQLKQLDNWRLRGQMALFDLRADDRHGLYVDWYSSAVQLTMRFSHPLRGTLAKLEQSNGQAVLIDEDGKEYRATTAQELLWQYFRLDLPMNQISAIVIGQELPSMVEKQYQLQQHQQQSYALLSNFVMLAADQVWRAQLGEYELIQGTFLPHSINLTTDAWRLKLQVSQWRF
- a CDS encoding ribose-phosphate pyrophosphokinase → MPDMKLFAGNATPELAQKIADRLYIKLGDAEVGRFSDGEISVMINENVRGSDVFIIQSTCAPTNDNLMELIVMVDALRRASAGRITAVMPYFGYARQDRRVRSARVPITAKVVADFLSSVGVDRVLTVDLHAEQIQGFFDVPVDNVFGSPVLMEHLRQQDFHNPVVVSPDIGGVVRARAIAKLLNDIDLAIIDKRRPRANESQVMHIIGDIQDRDCIIVDDMIDTGGTLCKAAEALKKNGARRVFAYATHPVFSGNAFENIRDSHIDRVIVTDSIPLSAEMKALDKVHQLTLSGMLSEALRRVSNEESISAMFEY
- the ispE gene encoding 4-(cytidine 5'-diphospho)-2-C-methyl-D-erythritol kinase, which gives rise to MAVKTAGIAMALLTLPAVAKLNLFLHIVGQRADGYHNLQTLFQFIDFGDELSFALRKDSEITLSCTEPALETDDNLVLKAAKLLTEQSQQSLPGIHIHIHKNLPFGGGLGGGSSDAATTLLALRHLWQLPLNDNELATIGLQLGADVPVFVHGQAAFAEGVGEHLQPAQPPCPWYLVIHPGVQISTPSIFKHPDLPRQHPPLEWPHWSWENTSNDCEALVRRLYPEVAKALDWLVEYAPSRLTGTGACIFGRFDNETDARAALQRMPAQWTGFVARGLNENPVCQQLRQASTVNLTNKTEV